From Streptomyces qinzhouensis, one genomic window encodes:
- a CDS encoding CoA-acylating methylmalonate-semialdehyde dehydrogenase encodes MTKTVNHWIGGKTVEGASGNWGEVTDPATGAVTTRVALASADEVGVAVAAAKEAFAGWGTSSLAARTAVLFRYRALLDARRDDIAALITAEHGKVHSDALGEVARGLEIVELACGITTQLKGELSTQVSSRVDVAAIRQPLGVVAGITPFNFPAMVPMWMFPLAVACGNTFVLKPSEKDPSAANLLAELASEAGLPDGVLNVVHGDKAAVDALLAHPDVAAVSFVGSTPIARYIHTTASANGKRVQALGGAKNHMLVLPDADLDAAADAAVSAAYGSAGERCMAISAVVALESVADELVDKIRERAEKIVIGPGTDPASEMGPLITRAHRDKVASYVTGAAAQGAEVVLDGTGYTVPGHENGHWIGLSLLDRVSTDSDAYRDEIFGPVLCVLRVATYEDGIALINASPYGNGTAIFTRDGGAARRFQLEVEAGMVGVNVPIPVPVGYHSFGGWKDSLFGDHHIYGNDGVHFYTRGKVVTTRWPDPSEPHAGVDLGFPRNH; translated from the coding sequence ATGACGAAGACCGTCAACCACTGGATCGGTGGCAAGACCGTCGAAGGCGCGTCCGGCAACTGGGGCGAGGTCACGGACCCCGCGACCGGTGCCGTGACCACCCGGGTGGCGCTGGCCTCCGCGGACGAGGTCGGCGTGGCCGTCGCCGCGGCCAAGGAGGCGTTCGCGGGCTGGGGCACCTCGTCGCTGGCCGCGCGGACCGCGGTCCTCTTCCGCTACCGGGCGCTGCTGGACGCCCGCCGCGACGACATCGCGGCGCTGATCACCGCCGAACACGGCAAGGTGCACTCGGACGCGCTCGGGGAGGTGGCGCGCGGACTGGAGATCGTCGAACTGGCCTGCGGGATCACCACCCAGCTCAAGGGCGAGCTGTCGACCCAGGTCTCCAGCCGGGTCGATGTCGCCGCGATCCGCCAGCCGCTGGGCGTCGTCGCGGGCATCACCCCGTTCAACTTCCCGGCCATGGTGCCGATGTGGATGTTCCCGCTGGCCGTGGCCTGCGGCAACACCTTCGTACTGAAGCCCAGTGAGAAGGACCCGTCGGCCGCCAACCTCCTCGCCGAACTGGCCTCGGAGGCCGGGCTGCCCGACGGTGTGCTCAATGTGGTCCACGGCGACAAGGCCGCGGTGGACGCGCTGCTGGCGCATCCGGACGTGGCCGCGGTCTCCTTCGTCGGCTCCACCCCCATCGCCCGCTACATCCACACCACCGCCTCCGCCAACGGCAAGCGTGTCCAGGCCCTGGGCGGCGCCAAGAACCACATGCTGGTCCTGCCCGACGCGGATCTCGACGCGGCCGCCGACGCGGCGGTCTCGGCGGCCTACGGCTCCGCGGGCGAGCGCTGTATGGCGATCTCCGCCGTCGTCGCCCTCGAATCCGTCGCCGATGAACTCGTCGACAAGATCCGCGAACGCGCCGAGAAGATCGTCATCGGCCCCGGGACGGACCCCGCTTCCGAGATGGGTCCGCTGATCACCCGCGCCCACCGGGACAAGGTCGCCTCCTATGTGACCGGGGCGGCCGCCCAGGGCGCCGAAGTCGTCCTCGACGGCACCGGATACACGGTCCCGGGGCACGAGAACGGGCACTGGATCGGCCTCTCCCTCCTCGACCGGGTCTCCACCGACTCCGACGCCTACCGGGACGAGATCTTCGGCCCGGTCCTCTGTGTCCTGCGGGTGGCGACCTACGAGGACGGCATCGCGCTGATCAACGCCTCGCCGTACGGCAACGGCACCGCGATCTTCACCCGGGACGGCGGCGCGGCCCGCCGCTTCCAGCTGGAGGTCGAAGCCGGCATGGTGGGCGTCAACGTCCCGATCCCGGTCCCCGTCGGCTACCACTCCTTCGGCGGCTGGAAGGACTCCCTCTTCGGCGACCACCACATCTACGGCAACGACGGTGTGCACTTCTACACCCGGGGCAAGGTCGTCACCACCCGCTGGCCCGACCCCTCGGAGCCGCACGCGGGCGTCGACCTCGGCTTCCCCCGTAACCACTGA
- a CDS encoding ATP-binding protein, with amino-acid sequence MTELPPGISGNPFATVGHPVHGAAHVGRAGPVGILLERVLWQSTAGATAIIGPPRIGKSSLAYHVFMRPDARVSHPQLLPVWMNVRTQAGIQQVFRRLCDDVWDLLSERSADIDARTADAYRRAVEPDLLWGQAQSETQEFLRLVRRRGWRVVLILDEFDAAREVFKSQPGTFQTLRELAYNLDWNIGLVTTSRRELREIVDMADPDESTFAGIFRSVFLTCFDTEELTALTARVPGLPAAGSDRDGDNDGDGDGEDPDAAVARLGELTGGHPYLASVLLDRVCGAARGRPFRLLDELEALAPSLPAEFQYYYRDLQELLRADGRLRALLEVVLGPQLVVTPDDALVLLQQGLVRVQDGAYRAFSEDFQQFLTLIGRQLGHWDSWMTVERRVRDLVESVFEEKYGSDWPDRLREVRPKLAAMLDHCEELRAREQRSFGARGSTRLLDFTYPRDLYDLMASHWDLFGPLLKKDKAYWNERFSLLSKVRNPMVHNRMSVVTAVEQRTFQVYCDEIMELLDGTG; translated from the coding sequence ATGACCGAGCTGCCGCCGGGGATCTCCGGCAACCCCTTCGCCACCGTCGGCCATCCCGTGCACGGAGCGGCGCACGTCGGCCGTGCCGGGCCCGTCGGCATCCTTCTGGAGCGGGTGCTGTGGCAGTCGACGGCCGGGGCGACCGCGATCATCGGGCCGCCGCGGATCGGCAAGTCCAGCCTGGCGTACCACGTCTTCATGCGCCCCGATGCCCGGGTGTCCCATCCCCAGCTGCTGCCGGTGTGGATGAACGTACGGACGCAGGCGGGCATCCAGCAGGTCTTCCGCAGGCTCTGCGACGATGTCTGGGACCTGCTGTCCGAGCGGTCCGCCGATATCGACGCGCGCACCGCGGACGCCTACCGGCGGGCGGTGGAGCCCGATCTCCTCTGGGGTCAGGCGCAGAGCGAGACCCAGGAGTTCCTGCGGCTGGTCCGGCGGCGCGGCTGGCGGGTGGTGCTGATCCTGGACGAGTTCGACGCGGCCCGTGAGGTGTTCAAATCCCAGCCGGGGACCTTTCAGACGCTCCGGGAACTCGCGTACAACCTGGACTGGAACATCGGTCTGGTCACCACCTCCCGGCGGGAGCTGCGCGAGATCGTCGACATGGCCGATCCCGATGAGTCCACCTTCGCCGGAATCTTCCGTTCCGTCTTTCTGACCTGCTTCGACACCGAGGAGCTGACGGCACTCACCGCCCGGGTGCCGGGCCTCCCCGCAGCCGGGAGCGACCGCGACGGCGACAACGACGGCGACGGCGACGGCGAGGATCCGGACGCGGCCGTCGCCCGGCTCGGCGAGCTGACCGGCGGCCACCCCTATCTGGCGAGCGTGCTGCTGGACCGGGTCTGCGGCGCCGCCCGGGGCCGCCCGTTCCGGCTCCTTGACGAACTGGAGGCGCTCGCGCCCTCCCTGCCCGCGGAGTTCCAGTACTACTACCGCGATCTCCAAGAGCTGCTGCGCGCCGACGGCCGGCTCCGGGCACTCCTCGAGGTGGTCCTCGGCCCGCAGCTCGTGGTCACCCCCGACGATGCCCTGGTCCTGCTCCAACAGGGCCTGGTCCGGGTGCAGGACGGCGCCTACCGCGCCTTCTCCGAGGACTTCCAGCAGTTCCTGACGCTCATCGGCCGACAGCTCGGCCACTGGGACAGCTGGATGACCGTGGAGCGGCGCGTCCGCGATCTCGTCGAATCCGTCTTCGAGGAGAAGTACGGCTCCGACTGGCCGGACCGGCTGCGGGAGGTCCGCCCCAAACTGGCCGCCATGCTCGACCACTGCGAGGAGCTGCGCGCCCGGGAGCAGCGGTCCTTCGGCGCCCGGGGCTCCACCCGGCTCCTCGACTTCACCTATCCCCGCGATCTGTACGACCTGATGGCCTCGCACTGGGATCTCTTCGGCCCACTGCTGAAGAAGGACAAGGCCTACTGGAACGAGCGGTTCTCGCTGCTGTCGAAGGTCCGCAACCCCATGGTGCACAACCGGATGTCGGTGGTGACCGCGGTCGAACAGCGGACGTTCCAGGTCTACTGCGACGAGATCATGGAGCTGCTGGACGGCACCGGCTGA
- the iolD gene encoding 3D-(3,5/4)-trihydroxycyclohexane-1,2-dione acylhydrolase (decyclizing) has translation MTTRLTVAQALVAFLSRQYTERDGRRHRLIAATWGIFGHGNVAGIGQALVESGTGPDAAMPYYQGRNEQAMVHAAVGYARQSRRLSAHAVTTSVGPGATNLVTGAALATINRLPVLLLPGDVFATRPADPVLQQLETPFAGDVSVNDTLRPVSRYFDRISRPEALIPAALAAMRVLADPAETGAVTLALPQDVQAEAYDWPAEFLAERVWRVARPRPDRRALAEAAHLVGAARRPLVVAGGGVHHAEAEEALRSLADATGIPVATTQAGKGSLPYDHPREVGGIGHTGTATADELARTADLVIGIGTRWSDFTTASATLFQNPAVRFVNINVTSFDAHKMAGLSVVADARSALEELTETLAAAGGYRVPEAYETGYGERKADWERLVDTAYAPEDSGARPTQTQVLGALDALVTADDIVINAAGSLPGDLHKLWRARSADQYHVEYGYSCMGYEIPAAIGVALAAPGRPVWALVGDGTYLMNPTEIVTAVQENVPIKVIIIQNHGYASIGGLSESVGAERFGTAYRHRAPDGTYTGGPLPVDLAANAASLGLRVIRARNVRDLREALAEARWSEVPTGVYVETETADTVSGAPPAQAWWDVPVAETATRPSAIRAREEYERRIATRRRPL, from the coding sequence ATGACCACCCGGCTCACCGTCGCCCAGGCGCTCGTCGCCTTTCTCAGCCGCCAGTACACCGAACGCGACGGCCGCCGGCACCGGCTGATCGCCGCCACCTGGGGCATCTTCGGCCATGGCAATGTCGCCGGAATCGGCCAGGCGCTGGTCGAGTCCGGCACCGGACCGGACGCCGCGATGCCGTACTACCAGGGCCGTAACGAACAGGCCATGGTGCATGCCGCCGTCGGCTACGCCCGCCAGTCGCGCCGGTTGTCCGCGCACGCCGTCACCACCTCCGTCGGCCCGGGCGCCACCAATCTCGTCACCGGCGCCGCGCTCGCCACCATCAACCGGCTGCCGGTCCTGCTGCTGCCCGGTGACGTCTTCGCCACCCGGCCCGCCGATCCGGTGCTCCAGCAGCTCGAAACGCCCTTCGCGGGCGATGTGTCGGTCAATGACACCCTGCGGCCCGTCTCCCGGTATTTCGACCGGATCAGCCGCCCGGAGGCGCTGATTCCGGCCGCTCTCGCGGCCATGCGGGTCCTCGCCGACCCCGCCGAGACCGGTGCCGTGACGCTGGCGCTGCCCCAGGACGTCCAGGCGGAGGCGTACGACTGGCCGGCGGAGTTCCTCGCCGAACGCGTCTGGCGGGTGGCCCGACCGCGCCCCGACCGCCGGGCCCTGGCGGAGGCGGCACACCTGGTCGGGGCGGCCCGGCGGCCGCTCGTCGTCGCGGGCGGCGGCGTCCACCACGCCGAGGCCGAGGAGGCCCTGCGGAGCCTCGCCGACGCCACCGGGATCCCCGTCGCCACCACCCAGGCGGGCAAGGGATCGCTGCCGTACGACCATCCCCGCGAGGTAGGCGGAATCGGCCATACCGGCACCGCGACGGCCGATGAACTGGCCCGTACCGCCGATCTCGTCATCGGGATCGGCACCCGCTGGTCCGACTTCACCACCGCCTCCGCCACCCTCTTCCAGAATCCGGCCGTCCGGTTCGTCAACATCAATGTGACCTCCTTCGACGCCCATAAGATGGCCGGGCTCTCGGTCGTCGCCGATGCCCGGTCCGCGCTGGAGGAACTGACGGAGACGCTGGCGGCGGCCGGCGGATACCGGGTTCCGGAGGCGTACGAAACCGGCTACGGGGAGCGCAAGGCGGACTGGGAGCGCCTGGTGGACACGGCGTACGCCCCCGAAGACTCCGGCGCGCGCCCCACTCAGACCCAGGTGCTCGGTGCTCTCGACGCACTGGTCACCGCTGACGACATCGTGATCAACGCGGCCGGTTCGCTCCCCGGTGATCTGCACAAACTCTGGCGGGCGCGCTCCGCGGACCAGTACCACGTCGAGTACGGCTACTCCTGTATGGGCTACGAGATCCCCGCGGCCATCGGCGTCGCCCTGGCCGCCCCCGGGCGGCCGGTCTGGGCCCTCGTCGGCGACGGTACGTATCTGATGAACCCCACCGAGATCGTCACCGCCGTCCAGGAGAACGTCCCGATCAAGGTGATCATCATCCAGAACCACGGCTATGCGTCGATCGGCGGTCTCTCGGAGTCCGTCGGCGCGGAGCGGTTCGGTACGGCCTACCGGCACCGGGCGCCCGACGGTACGTACACGGGCGGTCCGCTCCCGGTCGACCTGGCGGCCAACGCGGCTTCCCTCGGGCTCCGGGTCATCCGCGCCCGAAACGTGCGTGACCTGCGAGAAGCCCTGGCCGAAGCCCGCTGGTCGGAGGTGCCCACAGGTGTCTACGTGGAGACCGAAACGGCAGACACTGTGTCGGGCGCGCCCCCGGCACAGGCGTGGTGGGATGTTCCTGTGGCGGAGACGGCGACCCGGCCGTCCGCGATCAGGGCGCGGGAGGAGTACGAACGGCGGATCGCCACCCGGCGCCGCCCCCTCTGA
- a CDS encoding ATP-binding protein: MDLGLIQQWYPVGTEVVVYLAGGRSSRGRLEAVGADSLVLVTGAGPTLLLATAIEQVGLPTGPGAPGPAPAAPAPPPPPTAPSPPPAPAPVALSAAWSVLAGEFATDPEQARPTAPVFGLDPAFDLGYSEAKKIEGHLNRAKNRLDFASKIGEPARAPAAIRDLATAAGDCDYPPAFHLAALLLLERVDTPSTRRQAEAWMAAAASCGHRYAWDLAVLRLRNGRPREAIPALVEALLLDPADHSDDVLLRLLLALALQEGDAPAAAAALAGAAEEGPGERRVATRAALYLLARLAPERAAPLEPLLASPGPSPDELRRVLAALDPEAADRPLAPPPIPGPGPAAGTPQTYPASQTYPAPQPFAAPAAPRPPEPRTARKPGGEPEKAPATKELQLHVAAARNQLNQGNLDAALKIAENALAGSPGHPELLEIAETVRREKAARPPTAPRTAQSQQARGNRTAYARAQHADTKEKDWPKAEQLYRQALTEDPDNERARRSLAWGLHRFKRSGEALELLRDPHVVVQDTLPHQNMIITILSDTGKWSEAAGLLEDLLKREHSKQTRTGLLKRLIVLYRRLRDPERAKDSARRLLHHGPRNPEFRSLWEEVEKAERSGIWDKIDQLLVKSDWKPEQSGSISPILLLHLEHCEYAGVNPARVQEGTLSEQDVEELDDLIRKLGAQRSADRAAYNLSAARILRDLNQSEDERFHKSLRGFGAAMGDLCTAERRHGDVTRTYYAEAVALGGWDNMGELKVKQFALSYLDPDWPQPASRPAFDQCLLWVLEDQSLHRPLTFGLLSLMANSSDRVRREIVSRTFRVDHTKDILFTQLCTYLGETRPSSAHDVYAELWQEALHKLRQELDTQRQSLQLPLNRSEPLGALAEDQQLLERARDLAPTTPLDIDRLKKVAITLADIHGYLEQPSYLEQERLESKIRTAVRELKGTIETWPTRLSLEYLVPLLTKLDRALAAHFGDVQRAAEPTDLEVTKVLSSYAPSAASTIHVQLSVKNLPRRSPAVDVVLRVLDHTDDYQPVGEPIPVAHSLRDDQAETCIVPLVVTPRAIADQVLTLHYSLEFMVRSDRRIVTDQRTLPLRLNDSQDWKQIDNPYAEGAPVEDEEMFYGRKPLLRILVDSLEQPDAKCVVIYGQKRVGKSTVLHHLQRALKPPVLAAEFSLGGVSTNLTDATLLYKIANAFFRRLEDLADGGMPGLDLPYPVLREFIDSGSPELYFDDYMRDLRRRMQRSETYRDWRLVLLLDEFTILYTAIERGPLPREFMKLWKAMLESKLFSSVVVGNDLMPRFLKAFPNEFQVARQEQVSYLDEESAEALITEPIALEYGGSRYRGDSVQRVVELTARSPYYIQLFCNRLVNHMNTERQSLIGPADVDNVAATLVSGDKALPQGQFDNLLTPGDADVSELSADVVLAVLKGSLSGHRRDLHLDGRKSRELPEGPRVIEDLLRRDVIVRESEDRYRIKVGLFAEWLWHRKA; encoded by the coding sequence GTGGACTTGGGGCTGATCCAGCAGTGGTATCCCGTAGGTACGGAAGTCGTGGTCTATCTCGCCGGGGGGCGGTCCTCCCGGGGGCGGCTGGAGGCCGTCGGCGCCGACAGTCTCGTGCTCGTCACCGGCGCCGGACCCACCCTCCTGCTCGCCACCGCGATCGAACAGGTCGGGCTGCCGACGGGCCCGGGCGCTCCGGGCCCCGCGCCCGCCGCGCCGGCTCCCCCACCGCCTCCGACGGCACCTTCGCCGCCCCCGGCTCCGGCGCCCGTGGCGCTCTCCGCCGCCTGGTCCGTCCTGGCGGGCGAGTTCGCGACGGACCCGGAGCAGGCCCGGCCGACCGCGCCGGTCTTCGGTCTCGACCCCGCCTTCGACCTGGGGTACTCCGAGGCCAAGAAGATCGAAGGGCATCTCAACCGGGCCAAGAACCGCCTCGACTTCGCCTCGAAGATCGGCGAGCCGGCCCGGGCCCCGGCGGCGATCCGCGATCTGGCGACCGCCGCCGGGGACTGCGACTATCCGCCGGCCTTCCATCTCGCCGCCCTGCTCCTCCTGGAGCGGGTCGACACCCCCTCCACCCGGCGCCAGGCCGAGGCCTGGATGGCGGCGGCCGCCTCCTGCGGCCATCGGTACGCCTGGGACCTGGCGGTGCTGCGGCTCCGGAACGGCCGCCCCCGGGAAGCGATCCCGGCACTCGTCGAAGCGCTCCTGCTCGACCCCGCCGACCACAGCGACGATGTGCTGCTCCGGCTGCTCCTCGCCCTGGCGCTCCAGGAGGGCGACGCGCCCGCCGCCGCGGCGGCGCTGGCCGGAGCGGCCGAAGAGGGCCCCGGGGAGCGGCGGGTCGCCACCCGCGCCGCTCTGTATCTCCTCGCCCGCCTCGCCCCGGAACGGGCCGCGCCGCTGGAGCCGTTACTGGCCTCGCCCGGCCCGTCCCCCGACGAGTTGCGCCGGGTCCTCGCCGCCCTCGACCCGGAAGCGGCGGACCGCCCCCTCGCCCCGCCGCCGATACCCGGGCCGGGCCCCGCCGCCGGTACCCCGCAGACGTACCCTGCCTCGCAGACATACCCGGCGCCGCAGCCGTTCGCCGCCCCGGCCGCACCCCGCCCGCCGGAGCCCCGGACCGCCCGCAAGCCGGGCGGCGAACCGGAGAAGGCGCCCGCCACCAAGGAGCTCCAGCTCCATGTGGCCGCCGCCCGCAACCAGCTCAACCAGGGCAATCTCGACGCCGCGCTGAAGATCGCGGAGAACGCCCTGGCCGGCAGCCCCGGCCATCCCGAACTGCTCGAGATCGCCGAGACGGTCCGGCGCGAGAAGGCGGCCCGGCCCCCCACCGCCCCGCGCACGGCCCAGTCCCAGCAGGCCCGCGGAAACCGCACGGCCTACGCCCGGGCCCAGCACGCCGACACCAAGGAGAAGGACTGGCCCAAGGCCGAACAGCTCTACCGCCAGGCCCTGACCGAGGACCCGGACAACGAACGGGCCCGGCGCTCCCTCGCCTGGGGACTGCACCGTTTCAAGCGCAGCGGTGAGGCCCTGGAACTGCTGCGCGATCCGCATGTCGTCGTCCAGGACACCCTGCCGCACCAGAACATGATCATCACGATTCTGAGCGATACGGGAAAGTGGAGCGAAGCCGCCGGACTGCTGGAGGACCTGCTGAAGCGGGAGCACTCCAAGCAGACCAGGACCGGCCTGCTGAAGCGGCTGATCGTGCTCTACCGCAGGCTCCGGGACCCGGAGCGGGCCAAGGACTCGGCCCGGCGCCTGCTCCACCACGGCCCCCGCAATCCGGAGTTCCGCAGCCTCTGGGAAGAGGTCGAGAAGGCGGAGCGCTCCGGAATCTGGGACAAGATCGACCAGTTGCTGGTCAAGAGCGACTGGAAGCCCGAGCAGTCCGGTTCGATCAGCCCCATCCTCCTGCTCCATCTGGAGCACTGCGAATACGCGGGTGTGAACCCCGCCCGGGTCCAGGAGGGCACCCTCAGCGAGCAGGACGTCGAGGAGCTGGACGATCTCATCCGTAAGCTCGGGGCACAGCGGTCCGCGGACCGCGCCGCCTACAACCTCTCGGCCGCCCGCATCCTGCGGGACCTCAATCAGTCCGAGGACGAACGCTTCCACAAGTCCCTGCGGGGCTTCGGCGCGGCCATGGGCGATCTGTGCACGGCCGAGCGCCGCCACGGGGACGTCACCCGCACCTACTACGCCGAGGCGGTCGCGCTCGGCGGGTGGGACAACATGGGCGAGTTGAAGGTCAAACAGTTCGCCCTGTCCTACCTCGACCCCGACTGGCCGCAGCCGGCCTCACGTCCGGCGTTCGACCAGTGCCTGCTCTGGGTGCTGGAGGACCAGAGCCTGCACCGGCCCCTCACCTTCGGCCTGCTGAGCCTGATGGCCAACAGCTCCGACCGGGTACGACGGGAAATCGTCTCGCGCACCTTCCGGGTGGACCACACCAAGGACATCCTCTTCACCCAGCTCTGTACCTATCTGGGCGAGACCAGGCCGTCGAGCGCGCACGATGTCTACGCGGAGCTGTGGCAGGAGGCCCTGCACAAACTCCGCCAGGAGCTGGACACCCAGCGCCAGTCGCTCCAGCTGCCGCTGAACCGCAGTGAGCCGCTCGGGGCGCTCGCCGAGGATCAGCAGCTGCTGGAGCGCGCCCGGGATCTGGCGCCCACCACCCCGCTCGACATCGACCGGCTGAAGAAGGTGGCGATCACCCTCGCGGACATCCACGGCTATCTGGAGCAGCCGTCGTATCTGGAGCAGGAGCGGCTCGAGTCCAAGATCCGTACGGCGGTACGGGAGCTGAAGGGCACCATCGAGACCTGGCCCACCCGGCTCAGCCTGGAGTATCTGGTCCCGCTGCTGACCAAGCTGGACCGGGCGCTCGCCGCGCACTTCGGGGATGTCCAGCGGGCCGCGGAGCCGACCGACCTCGAAGTGACGAAGGTCCTCTCCAGCTACGCCCCCAGCGCCGCGTCCACCATCCATGTCCAGCTCAGTGTGAAGAACCTGCCCCGGCGCAGCCCCGCCGTCGACGTGGTGCTGCGCGTCCTGGACCATACGGACGACTACCAGCCGGTCGGCGAGCCCATTCCGGTCGCGCACAGCCTGCGCGACGACCAGGCGGAGACCTGCATCGTGCCGCTGGTGGTCACCCCGCGGGCCATAGCCGACCAGGTGCTGACGCTCCACTACAGCCTGGAGTTCATGGTCCGCTCCGACCGGCGCATCGTCACCGATCAGCGGACCCTGCCCCTGCGGCTGAACGATTCGCAGGACTGGAAGCAGATCGACAACCCCTACGCCGAGGGCGCTCCCGTCGAGGACGAGGAGATGTTCTACGGGCGGAAGCCGCTGCTCCGAATACTGGTGGACTCCCTGGAGCAGCCCGACGCCAAATGCGTGGTGATCTACGGGCAGAAGCGGGTCGGCAAATCGACGGTCCTGCACCATCTGCAGCGGGCCCTGAAGCCCCCGGTGCTCGCCGCCGAGTTCAGCCTGGGCGGCGTTTCCACCAATCTGACCGACGCCACCCTGCTGTACAAGATCGCCAATGCGTTCTTCCGCCGGCTGGAGGATCTGGCGGACGGGGGGATGCCGGGGCTTGACCTCCCCTATCCGGTCCTGCGGGAGTTCATCGACAGCGGCTCGCCCGAGCTCTACTTCGACGACTACATGCGGGACCTCCGGCGGCGGATGCAGCGCAGCGAGACGTACCGCGACTGGCGCCTGGTGCTGCTGCTGGACGAGTTCACCATCCTCTACACCGCGATCGAACGCGGTCCGCTGCCCCGCGAGTTCATGAAGCTGTGGAAGGCGATGCTGGAGAGCAAGCTGTTCAGCAGTGTCGTGGTCGGCAACGATCTGATGCCGCGCTTCCTCAAGGCCTTCCCCAACGAGTTCCAGGTCGCCCGGCAGGAGCAGGTGTCCTATCTGGACGAGGAGTCGGCCGAGGCGCTCATCACCGAACCGATCGCCCTGGAGTACGGGGGGAGCCGCTATCGCGGCGACTCCGTCCAGCGCGTCGTCGAGCTGACCGCCCGCAGCCCCTACTACATCCAGCTCTTCTGCAACCGCTTGGTGAACCATATGAATACCGAGCGCCAGTCGCTGATCGGCCCCGCCGATGTCGACAATGTCGCGGCGACGCTGGTCAGCGGGGACAAGGCGCTGCCGCAGGGGCAGTTCGACAATCTCCTCACCCCCGGCGACGCCGATGTCAGCGAGCTGTCGGCCGATGTGGTGCTGGCGGTGCTCAAGGGCAGCCTCTCCGGGCACCGCCGCGATCTCCATCTCGACGGCCGGAAATCCCGCGAGCTGCCGGAAGGCCCGCGCGTCATCGAGGACCTGCTCCGCCGTGATGTCATCGTCCGCGAATCCGAGGACCGCTACCGCATCAAGGTGGGGCTGTTCGCGGAGTGGCTCTGGCACCGGAAGGCGTAG
- the iolB gene encoding 5-deoxy-glucuronate isomerase codes for MSSDRTGGRPLERYVPAGSAADGPYALRIDPGDPARPGWEHTGIRVLELPPGGSHSFPAGDAEWIVLPLEGSCTVAADGAFFELLGRENVFSGVTDFAYVPRDSRAQIASGAGGRFALAGAKCERRLPARYGPAPEVPVELRGAGGCSRQVNNFAAAGAFDCDRLIAVEVLTPGGNWSSYPPHKHDEYRPGTESLLEEIYYFEIEGGGLGYQRVSPSRPGGTDVLAEVRGGDAVLIPDGWHGPSIAPPGRDMYYLNVMAGPGPERAWLICDHPDHGWIRGTWPGQPVDPRLPLYEAPPRSPAPETSERPAAPETSERPAAPETPVAPETPPVPEASESPAAPEEGHR; via the coding sequence ATGAGCAGTGACCGGACCGGCGGACGGCCTTTGGAGCGGTACGTTCCGGCGGGCAGCGCGGCCGACGGGCCGTACGCCCTGCGGATCGACCCCGGCGACCCCGCCCGCCCGGGCTGGGAGCACACCGGCATCCGGGTGCTGGAACTCCCCCCGGGCGGTTCGCACTCCTTCCCGGCGGGCGATGCCGAGTGGATCGTGCTGCCGCTGGAAGGAAGCTGCACAGTCGCGGCCGACGGCGCGTTTTTCGAACTGCTGGGACGGGAAAACGTGTTCAGCGGGGTCACCGACTTCGCTTACGTCCCCCGTGACTCCCGGGCACAGATCGCCTCCGGTGCGGGAGGCCGCTTCGCCTTGGCAGGAGCGAAGTGCGAGCGACGACTCCCCGCTCGCTACGGCCCCGCGCCGGAGGTACCGGTAGAGCTGCGCGGCGCGGGCGGTTGCTCGCGCCAGGTCAACAACTTCGCCGCGGCGGGCGCGTTCGACTGCGACCGGCTGATCGCGGTGGAGGTGCTGACCCCCGGCGGCAACTGGTCGTCCTATCCGCCGCATAAACACGACGAGTACCGGCCGGGCACCGAATCCCTCCTGGAGGAGATCTACTACTTCGAGATCGAGGGCGGCGGCCTCGGCTATCAGCGGGTCTCCCCGTCCCGGCCCGGCGGTACGGACGTCCTCGCCGAGGTCCGCGGCGGGGACGCCGTACTGATCCCGGACGGCTGGCACGGCCCGTCGATCGCCCCGCCCGGCCGGGACATGTACTACCTCAATGTGATGGCGGGACCGGGGCCGGAGCGGGCCTGGCTGATCTGCGACCATCCCGACCACGGCTGGATCCGGGGCACCTGGCCGGGTCAGCCCGTCGACCCCCGGCTGCCGTTGTACGAGGCTCCGCCGCGCTCCCCGGCCCCTGAAACCTCCGAGCGCCCGGCGGCCCCTGAAACCTCCGAGCGCCCGGCGGCCCCTGAGACCCCGGTGGCCCCTGAGACCCCTCCGGTCCCTGAGGCCTCCGAGTCCCCGGCCGCCCCCGAGGAAGGACACCGATGA